The genomic stretch TCCTGCCTTCCCGCATGGGCGCTTCCTTGTCTCCAGAGATGTTGCAAAAGGGACTCAATTTGGAAGGCAAGTCGTTGGAGCCGGACGAAGCCACCGAAGTGGAAGACGAACCCGTGGTAGCCACGGAGAGTCGGGAAGATATGGATGCTACAGATGAACCCGAGGCCCGCGACGAGGAAGCAGCGGACGAGGTGGTCGAGGAAGAGGCGGAATTTGACGATGAATACGAgtacgaagaggaagagtactacgacgaagaggagTAAGCTTTTAATCAACTCGCGATGTGAAAACAACGATGTAGATTTGGTCTGGAGTCAAACTGCCACATTTTCTTGTAGAGTCTGAGGTAGTGTAGTCGGGATCGGAGTTTGCAAGTTGAGTCATTGGGTGGCTCTGAAAGTCTTGAATGTGAGCATGTTTGGATTCGTCCGTCTGTTTCACTAAATTCATTTACACGCAAAAGATAAGCATATTCCGTCGTTATTGCTCTTTTCCATTCTTCTCGGTAGTGGCGTCGGTAGCTGCACCACTCTGTCCCCGGACCATGCTGGCCATCTTTTCAAACAATGCTCGTGATGTGTTGGCTCCAAAGTAAACGGCAGCTTCCGACATTCGCGACATTTTTTCCTACCGACGAATGCCAGTGTAAGTCGAAAGGACGGCAACGTTTTTGTCCATTTTCTTGTGCCAAGGGCAACAAACGGAGACTTACCTTCCAGTTTTCATCAATTGTAAACTCCTTGTATTCAGCGTTCTCGTACAGCTGCAGCAAGTTCTGACGTTGCTCGGTAAAGCAACTGGGGAAAAAGTCGGGGTAGAATCGCTGGATAGCACCAAAGACAAGAACGTGGCCGATGGGCGACAACGGAATCAACAAGATAATCACAAACGGAATAAATGTAAAAAAATCCTTGAAGGTTCGTCTgtccaaaacgaaaaaaaacGTTTGAGAAAAAGCTCAGCATATCCGCGACGGAACATAAATGACAACCCATACGTACCGAATTGTGCGTACTTCTCGAGGCTTGAGAGTATACCCTTGTGCGGCGCGGTTGATCAGACTCAAGCAAAATATGATATCATTCCAGAAGAGGCGAACGCCCTTGACGTAAAAGGCTAAACCtttcttggtcttttccAGTAATTCACTCATATACCGTTTTATCGCGTCCCTGTCAAACGACAAACCAGCCACAAAGTAGTCGATTCCCAATCGTCGTTTAAAATCAATCATTTGCTCCAAGACGACCGCCATGACGTCTGTATCGAGCGATGAGCTACCCTCGTCCAGTTGTCGATGGAAGCTATCAATTTGAGATTCTAGCAACCCAAATTCTGCTACATTCAATCGATCTTGCAATGGAATGTACCCATTTTGGGCAGGATTACCCATCTCTCCCACTAAATAAGTGTATACCCTTTCGAGTTCGTACACTAGAGTTTGAAACGAGACCTTTTCCTTCATAACATCAATGCCTTCGGTGGATTCACGAATTCTGCTACGTTGCGCAGGCTCGAGATTGGCTAGGTTGACGTTGGCCACAGCTTGTCCCGGAGCAATGGCGGAGCTGATCAGCGCAATGTAATCCGCTTCCATTTTGGCCAAATCCGCGGTGAGGATCTCCAAGCGTTGACGAGCCCTAATTATTTCTGGAGTTTCTTCAATTTTGGCCGTCACGGTTGGCTTTTCGACCTCACGAACTTCTCCCACAACGGCAGCGCCCGTGGCCGACTCGATTTCTGCGTCAATGACAGCAGATGAGCCAATATTGGCATTTTGGGGATTGCGCTGTTCACCGTCGAGAGATTCAGGATCTCGTCCATTGATGCGTGCCCAAACCGCGGTTCCGAATTTTTTCATGGCAGCTTGGTCTTGTAATGCTCCGTCCCAGTCAACGGTACCATCATCGCGCACGTACAATTTGGGACCGGGTGAGGAAGGATCTTCTTCTCGTGGGATTTCTACGCGAATCGAAGGCAAACTGATGGTAAAGGAATCCATCGGATCGATTTCCAGTTCGTAGCCTTGAATGACTTCCAGGAGAAGTTGACGCGTACGAAACAAACGATCCAATAAAGCCTGACGTTGTTTGAGTGAGTAGACGAGCGTACCGGCACCCACATCCGGTTCCACTTGTCCACTGGGAACGACAGCTTCGTCGGTaacctcgtcgtcgttcgtcTTGGGAGCCTCTACAGGCTCACAGCCCAAATCGCGAATCCGGCGATTGAGCTGTCCGAGTAATTTTTCGTAATCAACGGCGCGTTTGCGTCGCCGAGACACAGTTTCGTCCTGTTTGTGGTGCGAGGCCTCCACCGTGCAAGCGAATTCGGCCGCCGTCAAGTCTTCCAGAGCTTCCCGGACCCACATGAGATCTTTGAGTTTGCGTAGCTTACTGCCCGGTGCGGAAGGCGCAATTTCGTCGAGAGGTGCCGCCTTGGCGAAGCGTTCCGCCGCTGCCGCACTCGCCGAGATCAAGTTTTCCCCAttcggcggcggtggtggagtCCTGCTGCCGTTGCGGAATCGTTCTTCGCTGCCTTCACCCGCAACTGCGGAACGTCGTGTCGTGCGTGTACTACTCGAGAGCATCTGGAAGCGACGCGAGTGTGCTTCtagctcactgtcaattccgAGCGGCAGTTTTTGGTGGCGTGGAGACTGTTGCCGTAATGCCGGACTCAATTGTCGAGACGCGGGAGACCCGTCGGTTGCCACCAGTAACGGCATCGTCACGAATGGTTTGTGGGTGGAAAAGGCGTCGGTTTTCCAAAGCAAGCTAGGTAACAATACCCATAGGACTAGTTGCAACCAGGAACTGCAGTGCCTGAGGAAAGCGGACATGATTGTGATGTGTTGCGGTAAGTTTCTACGTTACGAGGAAACGCAAAAACTTTGAGCGCAAATCCAGGAATCCACAACCCAGATCTTGCGTTTGATGATTTTCTcccacgacgaagaatcggACCGCTATTTCTACGTTGATAGTCGGTGGATGTTGAACGGTTTCGAGTAAGAACGACTGGTAGTGAGGTCGTGTGTGGGAATCGATCACGGAAGGAACTGCAACTACGATGACCGGGATGGTGAAAGAAACACGTCGAGAGGTCAAGCTACGGCGTTTACTGTTCGATACTATACGGGGGACGAGAATTCGCCGAGGTTACCTTACAGTTACCGTTCACCGAAAAAGCACTCTAAACGATGCCCGCCCTCCTACCCCTCCACAACCCCGCGTACAGAAGAATAGACGCAGTGTCACTCTCAAGGATCCAAACTGCGGATATTCCAGTCTGACTCGAAATTCCGCCCGCACGTCGTGCGTCTACGACGAGAGATGAtgtcgttgactgtgacatacACGATCCAATCCCCGAACGGAACCCGGATATGAAGTGTAGCGGGTAGTTTCGCAATGACATGACACCAAAACCTCACGACAGTGACTGTAActgcccccccccccccctaACCGTAAATCGAGTGCTCGTGTCAGCATTTGTTGGCGGAATCGAATTGTGTGTAAGAGAGTTTTCTGCCCCCACCGAAGACAATTTAGACAATCGACCCATGTTGTCCGTCACCAACAACGCTAGAGCCACCGTCGTGACTCTAGCATACAAGTCTCTCTCTTGCACACAATTAGAGTCCGCCAACGAATGCTGACACGAGCACTCGATTAACGGTTAGGGATGCGTGCGTATCCACAACTTATCCAAATTCTGTCATTCGTTGATGCCGGTGCCGCAGCACCTAAGCTTCAACTCCAACGCAACGTTAGCAGCACAAACACTTCGAGAATCACCGAGTGCAAGAGATAGGACCAGGCGCCGGGCAGTAGCGTTCCCTTCACTGCCAAACAGGGCACATCCCAGCTTTCCTTTACATGATCACAAATCCTCGCACCGTGCCCGTCCATCCGAAACAAAACGCTGCCAATTGGAAACAATGCGTGTGATGTCATAAAGAGTGCAACAGAAAAGACGAGACTGCCAAGGGCCGGTTGAATGCAGAACAGCCACGTACGGCTGTGCGTCGACCAACCACCCTCGGCTACCCAGATTAGAGTGCACAAACACGTCGCGAGCAACGGTATGACCACGACGGTACCCAATAATATCATTCCAATCACGCCCACAATCCAATAGGCCGTTCCCGAATGTAACCCTTCTTTTGAAAGCATAATCGGTATATCCCACAAGTAAACTTGTAGATGGGAACTTTTCAGAAAGTCAACCAATGCTCCCGAATACGTGATTCGGACCACTGGCAAATAGGTGGATGGCAACCACAATATCGTCGACAGCACACCTAGTTGAAACAGCAAGACTTGGCGTCCAAAGGTCAACTTCTTTCGGAATAGTTGCTCATACATTGCCGGCCGTTCGTCTACTAGCTCTGGAGTGGAGATACTAGTAGACCCTCGCCGTGGGAGTTGTGATGCAAGAGGCGGTTCCGTCACTTCCTCCAACGCCATCATATTCGGCTCATCGGGATCGACTAACTGCCAAGGTCGCTCCAGTGCTCCTGGGGGCAGAGGAGCTGGCGTTGACGAACGAAATCTTGGAGTGCCTTGGTCGGAACGTGACAGCGGTGTGCGTTGCGATTTCCGCGGTGGCCATCGCAAGACGACGGCTACTCCAATCGCACTGACGACACCCAAGGCGTAGGCGCCCAACGGTCCCAAGGCACGATTATGTGTGCGTATGACGGTATCCGTCCATTGCAATTCCAAGACTGACGTGGACAGATCCAGTAGCGCAAACGTAAATACGGCAAGCAAGGCAAAGCGCATACCTATTTCGATTGCCCTTCGAGCGTTGACGGCCCGGATGCGTCGATCCCAGTTCACGATGCGATTATAATCGGAAGCGATAAAGGTCGGGCTAAGAATCATAAAGGCGCACGGAAGAATGAGCGACGTCGACCACAGCGCGATCAAGAAACCGTACTGTTTTCCGTCATTCAAGTATTCCAGAATAGTTGCCAAATTCTCTCTATGCACGACCGTATCCGTCAAATCGTCCAGAAATGGAAGATACTGTTTCTGCCAGGCTATCGAAACCTGCAAATGCGTTTCGGACCATACATCCGACATGTAAGCACCCCATATAAATCCTAAATGAAGCAAGCAAAAGGCTCCAGCCAAGACGGTATATATTGGACCTTTCCGGTAGCCATATCCAGCACAATTATATCCGTTGACGTCGGCGAAAGAACGGTACCAGGAGGACGGTGAATCCGCTGCCAGTTCGTAGTCGAACCCTTGGGCCAACGCTGCTAGCGGATTCGATAGCGCAATCAATCGAGAAAAATTcgtttcttcctcctccgtAATCACAGGACCCGACGATAACGAAGGCGCCGACGTGTCGCCCCGCGCTAACAAAGGAGTCTCCATTGCACGTATATATTCTTACAGTCAGTTGCTGTGGATTGGCAGAATCTGTCTAGAGAGTGTGCCCATGGAACCAATGGGAAAAATcggtcactgtcaacgcTTTCAGCGACTCGttcaaaatggaagaaacggcACCAACCCTACTAAACGATGCCCTAATGGGGGTAACAAATCATAAGTTCcgggactgactgtgagtgtgaaaTGGACAACCTTTGGACATTCAGCGCAGTCATTTTTCTTCGTGACCTCCGTAAAATCCGAACATGTTGGTTTCGAGCTTTTAGTGGCAAACGTCATACGTCAAAATGCAAATATCAGTCGGAGGCTGATTGTCTAGGGAGCGTGCCGGAGTTTGGATCGGAGCGATGAAATTCAACAGAAGAAACTTTCGTGGAATGGAGTGGCGTAACGCCAGTCGCACCTTTGTCGCATGTCTGCATTGGAAGCGAACCGAAATCCCCCACGGGCCAATTTACACTTAGCTGCAcctttgacgaaaacaaTTTCATGGGTTTGGCTTCGTCAGATGTATATGAGTGCTTGATGTGAGGCATTTTTGTGGTGGGCCAACACGTTTCGTTCCGACGATCTGCATACGAGGGAGGGTGCTTCAAGCGGCGTCAATCTCCTTGTTGGGCAGATGTCTGATAGGAGATACCGGCACTCGGCTACTGTTTTCAGTACAAGGGTTTCCCTTTCTATCGCAACGGAATTTGCTCTTTTTTTCTCAGGCCAGCAATGCAAGTGTACATATCCGGGCCACAAAGGGTTCTTTGGTGGACGACTCACGGCACCTCGACTCGGAGAACATCACTAAAGCACCCACGTTGATTTCAACAGCATTGTGGACGACGGCTACCCCGGCACAGCTTCTATTGCTCCTTCTACTGCAATTCCTTCCACAACAAGTCTCCTTCCATCAACGCCTTTGAATCAAAATGATTCGTTGGATTCTGATATGGGTAGCCAAAAAGATATCGGTGGCCCGTTACTGCGGTCCTTTGTTATTCCGATACTTTCGTTCAGCATTATACTATGGCCGTGAGCAGACCCTCACGACGATGTGCAGTACTTTGCGGTGACATCCTAGACACAGATTCGATTCCGGGAGAAATGTTTGACTCGTGCTCGGTAGAATCCGTGAtgaatgatgatgacgatgctACAGTAATGGAACTTATGCCAGTCTGTCCTACGCGTTGTATCGATCAACAACATATTCCCGTGGAGAATTCAGCATCGCGAATACTTCATTCTGATTTTATCCTAATGCGGGACTAGTAAATTTTTTAATGATTGCTCGACTCGGTTAGAGGGAGGGCCGAGTGTCGTTGACTACCACATTGGCTTACAAGTTACGGTGGCTGTTAGTCGAACTAACTTTTTGGCATAACGATAGTTGTTTTTCCACTGCAACGAAACGTTATCTCTAATAGGGAAAATTGCGAAACACCCGGACCTCGGTCTATCAAGCGGTCGCAAACAGAAATCCTGTGTGGAGAAGACGTTTGACTTCGAC from Phaeodactylum tricornutum CCAP 1055/1 chromosome 12, whole genome shotgun sequence encodes the following:
- a CDS encoding predicted protein, with product MSAFLRHCSSWLQLVLWVLLPSLLWKTDAFSTHKPFVTMPLLVATDGSPASRQLSPALRQQSPRHQKLPLGIDIAGEGSEERFRNGSRTPPPPPNGENLISASAAAAERFAKAAPLDEIAPSAPGSKLRKLKDLMWVREALEDLTAAEFACTVEASHHKQDETVSRRRKRAVDYEKLLGQLNRRIRDLGCEPVEAPKTNDDEVTDEAVVPSGQVEPDVGAGTLVYSLKQRQALLDRLFRTRQLLLEVIQGYELEIDPMDSFTISLPSIRVEIPREEDPSSPGPKLYVRDDGTVDWDGALQDQAAMKKFGTAVWARINGRDPESLDGEQRNPQNANIGSSAVIDAEIESATGAAVVGEVREVEKPTVTAKIEETPEIIRARQRLEILTADLAKMEADYIALISSAIAPGQAVANVNLANLEPAQRSRIRESTEGIDVMKEKVSFQTLVYELERVYTYLVGEMGNPAQNGYIPLQDRLNVAEFGLLESQIDSFHRQLDEGSSSLDTDVMAVVLEQMIDFKRRLGIDYFVAGLSFDRDAIKRYMSELLEKTKKGLAFYVKGVRLFWNDIIFCLSLINRAAQGYTLKPREVRTIRRTFKDFFTFIPFVIILLIPLSPIGHVLVFGAIQRFYPDFFPSCFTEQRQNLLQLYENAEYKEFTIDENWKEKMSRMSEAAVYFGANTSRALFEKMASMVRGQSGAATDATTEKNGKEQ